The following proteins are co-located in the Besnoitia besnoiti strain Bb-Ger1 chromosome Unknown contig00007, whole genome shotgun sequence genome:
- a CDS encoding uncharacterized protein (encoded by transcript BESB_070850), which yields MQCQTPALSNVAAPAVQLCRAGKKTAWSVSSSAFRRPRESLRPRHRQREPPPSSKAPDSSNDSSFPETRQSPAAACVAAFVGYGWQHTGRSLVSPAPRQAFNWLREPPGFFRKCSRRTGRTGGDAPGPARDDLEGEQFVGRSGERQVSQKRVEAAAAAASLVRSLLVRPSRRICGSWRTCVRRARQPYVGRLCSFQGGVCDRGEGGCVARSSDAALPSVFRAQQALSGLLRCERMGGPSQGSRGSRSVTPDLRSSFIYTGGPDSSPCVDVASVPPDAASSPALETVQLFQPSVDFVSKVLHAAQSALEAPASSSVPPSKETRACHLAAPGRRDPPLGDIPSACRASAEGGRVRTPDLRRQREAPTNSASPRSTQPPCGSEPPPGGCEAAETTVERAVLEGDLRLLNVALTEALARASSPQEVFRLVVQFRAFFLPANAVTALHTLARMKRTGRKAVEWVEVSPAVKADSSGCRRGLLLHPCVSMLLRQLVGTKRFDISAVSPSSLPTASCAGPAEQSQEAVTHGSEAATDQRRLVRRQPPSGGCVARTEADALGRSSQSRGREKGATVSRLARLSPRHLPVALWSVAKLLKTHNPAHPGCGLPRGTDSVSRTESARSREAKKEQARRQPEPDRAGAVSASGRPPGTEEGSRGAAAEASELGMPEQPPVVSRDWEDQQSLLCAFYYDALVSVESRAAELAPQGVTMISWALTSFCEGSLARTVSKTLSSAEVAGCLQLALNALGRRLVVFLERQMRREMTAEGRVSSLDSGAPARETGEGAGREGTAKWERHSAEDALSSTSASDSCGWSTTSEEEEMNRRLTQQATTQGRRAVDEGAEERGEDLPAKGPQAFTQRGGREVEDKAKRQDPHDTREPVAGPREVCTYLRACSSARVRDWSVVLPVITTAFQSSGEIQHVAECPRQPYAQPGASRLSRHPGAVIASCSPHAAATTSQNASCRAPSAPPGSCGRGLNLLPHCRPQDIVSLAHALREFLPYFQELLCEQLHATSHSPLSGCPVTAKGPATSSLVFAACRLPLMIAKRAEEMAPQLGDSQRTQVAALVRLAESHCVETQREKQNSAASMLATGSLKKDSNLQVLTDIRM from the exons ATGCAATGCCAGACGCCTGCCTTGTCAAacgtggcggcgccggccgtgCAACTCTGCCGCGCTGGAAAGAAGACAGCGTGgagtgtctcctcctccgccttccgtCGGCCCAGAGAAAGCCTGCGGCCAcgacacagacagagagagcctCCCCCCTCTTCCAAGGCCCCGGACTCGAGCAACGATTCGTCTTTTCCAGAGACGCGGCAATCCCCGGCGGCCGCATGTGTAGCAGCATTCGTTGGGTACGGCTGGCAACACACTGGGCGGAGTCTCGTGTCGCCAGCGCCACGGCAGGCCTTCAACTGGCTGCGAGAGCCTCCTGGATTCTTTCGAAAGTGTTCGAGGCGGACAGGTCGCACGGGGGGCGATGCCCCGGgccccgcgcgcgacgaTCTGGAAGGCGAGCAGTTTGTGGGGCGTTCTGGGGAACGGCAGGTGTCCCAAAAGCGCGTggaagctgcagccgcggctgcctccctcGTGCGGAGTCTGCTTGTCCGGCCCAGCCG GAGGATCTGTGGAAGCTGGCGAACGTGTGTGCGGAGAGCCAGGCAGCCCTATGTGGGACGCCTCTGTTCATTCCAAGGGGGTGTTTGTGAccggggggagggcggctgCGTGGCGCGGAGTAGTGACGCGGCGTTGCCTTCGGTATTTAGGGCTCAACAAGCCCTGTCGGGTTTACTCCGTTGCGAACGCATGGGCGGTCCGTCGCAGGGAAGTCGCGGCTCGCGTTCAGTGACGCCCGATCTCCGCTCCAGTTTCATTTACACAGGGGGCCCTGACTCGTCGCCTTGTGTCGATGTGGCGTCGGTGCCCCCTGACGCTGCAAGCTCGCCAGCCTTAGAGACGGTGCAGTTATTCCAACCCTCTGTAGACTTTGTCAGTAAGGTCCTCCATGCGGCTCAGTCTGCtctggaggcgcctgcaAGCTCGAGCGTGCCTCCGAGCAAGGAGACGAGAGCCTGTcatctcgcggcgcctggccgccgcgaccccccGCTCGGTGACATCCCTTCCGCATGCAGAGCCAGCGCAGAAGGGGGGAGGGTCAGGACCCCTGAtcttcgccggcagcgcgaggcgccaactaactccgcgtctccgcgttcgACACAGCCTCCCTGTGGCTCAgagccgccgcctggcggatgcgaggcggcagagacgacCGTGGAACGCGCCGTTCTGGAGGGCGACCTTCGGCTCCTGAACGTGGCGCTGACCGAGGCCCTTGCGCGGGCGTCCTCTCCGCAAGAGGTGTTTCGTCTGGTCGTTCAGTTCCGCGCGTTTTTCCTCCCCGCCAACGCAGTGACCGCTCTGCACACGCTGGCGAGAATGAAGCGGACAGGAAGGAAGGCCGTCGAGTGGGTTGAGGTGTCTCCTGCCGTGAAGGCCGACTCCAGCGGCTGTAGGAGGGGCCTTCTCCTACATCCGTGTGTGAGCATGCTTCTCCGCCAGTTGGTAGGGACGAAAAGGTTCGATATCTCCGCCgtgtcgccgtcgtccctTCCGacagcgagctgcgcaggacCTGCGGAGCAGAGTCAAGAGGCGGTCACACACGGGAGCGAGGCTGCCACCGACCAACGCAGGCTCGtgaggcggcagcccccCTCAGGCGGGTGCGTCGCGAGGACTGAAGCAGACGCCCTCGGGAGGAGTTCACAAAgtcgaggcagagagaagggcGCCACGGTTTCGAGGCTCGCCAGGCTGTCACCACGCCACTTGCCGGTCGCTCTGTGGAGCGTTGCAAAACTGCTGAAGACGCACAACCCCGCGCATCCGGGCTGCGGCCTGCCGAGAGGGACTGATTCGGTCTCTCGTACAGAATCCGCGCGATCGAGAGAGGCAAAAAAGGAACAAGCCCGCCGACAGCCGGAGCCAGACCGCGCTGGTGCTGTTTCCGCATCTGGCCGTCCTCCCGGCACAGAAGAAGGAAGTAggggagcagctgcagaagcgagtGAACTCGGAATGCCAGAGCAGCCACCCGTCGTCAGCCGAGACTGGGAGGACCAACAGAGTCTCCTTTGCGCATTTTACTACGACGCTCTCGTCTCTGtggagagccgcgcagctgagTTGGCGCCCCAGGGTGTGACTATGATATCATGGGCGCTGACCAGCTTCTGTGAGGGTAGTCTGGCGCGCACAGTGTCGAAAACGCTTTCTTCCGCGGAAGTGGCAGGTTGCCTACAGCTGGCCCTAAACGCTCTTGGCCGAAGGcttgtcgtcttcctcgagcgCCAGATGCGCCGGGAGATGACCGCGGAAGGCCGCGTCTCATCTCTGGACTCTGGGGCGCCAGCTagggagacaggcgaagGTGCGGGAAGGGAAGGGACAGCCAAGTGGGAGCGACAcagcgcggaagacgctCTTTCCTCGACGAGCGCATCTGACTCTTGTGGCTGGAGTACGaccagcgaggaggaggaaatgAATCGGCGACtgacgcagcaggcgacgacgcagggcaGGCGCGCAGTAGACGAGGGGGCCgaggagcgcggcgaggaccTCCCAGCGAAAGGGCCTCAAGCGTTCACACAGCGTGGAGGGCGTGAGGTGGAAGACAAGGCGAAGCGGCAAGATCCGCACGACACCAGAGAACCCGTAGCAGGACCCCGCGAGGTTTGTACGTATTTGAgggcatgcagcagcgcgcgagtTCGCGACTGGAGTGTCGTTCTACCCGTGATCACCACGGCGTTCCAGTCTTCGGGGGAGATACAACACGTGGCTGAGTGCCCTCGGCAGCCTTACGCGCAGCCTGGCGCTTCCCGTCTGTCGCGTCATCCCGGTGCGGTCATCGCGTCGTGCTCCCCTCATGCGGCTGCTACAACCTCACAAAATGCGTCATGCCgagcgccttcggcgccgcctggaTCTTGCGGACGTGGTCTGAACTTGCTTCCGCACTGCAGGCCACAGGACATCGTGTCGCTCGCTCATGCTCTTCGAGAGTTCCTCCCTTATTTCCAAGAGTTGCTCTGTGAGCAGCTGCATGCCACTTCACACAGCCCCCTCTCCGGATGCCCCGTCACCGCGAAAGGCCCAGCGACAAGTTCGCTTGTTTTCGCAGCCTGCAGGCTCCCCTTAATGATTGCAAAGCGTGCTGAGGAAATGGCCCCGCAACTCGGCGACTCTCAGCGGACCCAGGTGGCTGCCCTCGTCAGACTGGCCGAGTCGCACTGTGTTGAGACGCAAAGAGAAAAGCAGAATTCAGCAGCCTCTATGCTGGCCACAGGGAGCTTGAAAAAGGACAGCAACTTACAGGTACTAACAGACATCAGAATGTAG
- a CDS encoding transporter, solute:sodium symporter (SSS) family protein (encoded by transcript BESB_070840) has product MGSAAGRGGEAGEAASRPVYEGGGTADGAPSSDSWANTLDAPVASGLLAGTLSLLAVVVLVAGSLRRRRLGRRLASKLFPHAFAKRRHVSPASSLCEEPSAATAGSAGSPHLPLSGVQKISPSTQSSSLCALGIPGRERGGEGVKSSASFGLEPSALFVSGTRNRSGARLALSFFSSGVGTWILYCPAELSSINGLWPALLYGVAVATPMWILMYAGPLVREEMKRKMTFGLTDYVHQRFGRSMQIFSTVVAFFSLVAAIAGELAFVASAVQTLAPAVPRLAVILAVAATTFSYTAVLGTDASVVTDYFQSCLLPVLLCIVMVASLLYSPVTAAAWRSAATWTPQGAFSGALTVLSCSPAYAMDQGMWQRVLSARETRDVRLGLLGGSLLVLPTVMLLGMTGILATATARALEAEGFDVKEELLGSAPFFFLVLPSLRRGLVALVLVIAVILSASTIDTFQSALPSLVAKELRVRGCSVGWSRLVPLLANVPAVILAYSWSESIIQLFLIGNLLTAALFPPVFLGFWRRTTTLGSVAGFLCGIFSIFLSGLIFASGDLALAARWFTLPLGMGDPSATYTFLIVPGVAAVVTLGVSLLQRPSSS; this is encoded by the exons ATGGGATCCGCTgcagggcggggaggggaggccggcgaggcggcgtcgcgcccggTCTACGAGGGAGGTGGaaccgcagacggcgcgccgtccAGTGACTCGTGGGCGAATACACTCGACGCGCCTGTGGCTTCTGGACTCCTCGCGGGGActctctcgctcctcgcAGTCGTCGTTCTCGTGGCGGGTTCcctgcggagaaggcgactcgggcggcggctggcgagcaAGCTCTTCCCGCACGCGTTTGCCAAG CGCAGGCATGTGTCGccggcctcgtctctctgcgaggagcccagcgccgcgaccgcgggctCTGCGGGGTCTCCACACCTCCCCTTATCGGGCGTCCAGAAGATATCTCCTTCGACGCAGTCCTCGTCCCTCTGTGCGCTAGGGATCCcggggcgagagcgaggcggagaaggcgtaAAGAGCAGCGCCAGCTTCGGGCTTGAGCCCTCGGCGTTGTTTGTCAGCGGAACGCGCAATCGCTCGggcgcgcgactcgcgctgtccttcttctcctccggcgTGGGGACCTGGATTCTGTACTGCCCCGCGGAGCTCTCGTCCATCAACGGGCTATGGCCGGCGCTGCTCTACGGCGTGGCGGTGGCGACGCCCATGTGGATTCTCATGTACGCAGGCCCGCTGGTTCGGGAAGAAATGAAGAGAAAAATGACTTTCGGCCTCACCGACTACGTCCACCA gcgcttcgGGCGGAGCATGCAGATCTTTTCGACAGTCGtcgcttttttctcgctggTAGCGGCCATCGCGGGCGAGCTCGCGTTCGTCGCTTCGGCTGTCCAGACGCTGGCTCCGGCGGTGCCTCGTCTGGCCGTGATCTTAGCAGTCGCCGCGACCACCTTCTCGTACACAGCGGTGCTGGGGACCGACGCATCCGTAGTCACAGACTATTTCCAGAGCTGTCTGTTGCCGGTGCTGCTGTGCATCGTCATggtcgcgtcgctgctgtaCTCGCCcgtgacggcggcggcgtggcgcagcgcggcgacctgGACGCCGCAGGGGGCCTTCTCAGGCGCGCTGACGGTCTTGTCGTGCAGCCCCGCATACGCGATGGATCAAGGCATGTGGCAGCGCGTGCTTTctgcgcgggagacgcgcgatGTGCGCTTGGGGCTGCTGGGCGGCTCGCTGCTTGTCTTGCCCACTGTGATGCTGCTGGGGATGACCGGCATcctcgcgacggcgacggcgagggcgctcgaggccgaggGATTCGACGTCAAAGAGGAACTTCTCGGCTCCGCtccgttcttcttcctcgtcctcccatcgctccgccgcggcctcgtggCGCTTGTCCTCGTCATCGCCGTCATTCTTTCGGCGTCGACCATCGACACCTTCCAGAGTGCCTTGCCTTCCCTCGTTGCCAAAgagctgcgcgtccgcggctgctcCGTCGGGTGGAGTCGCCTCGTGCCGCTGCTCGCGAACGTCCCAGCGGTCATCCTTGCGTACTCCTGGAGCGAAAGCATCATCCAGCTCTTCCTCATCGGCAACCTGCTCACCGCGGCACTCTTCCCGCCCGTCTTCCTCGGCTTCTGGCGGCGCACCACCACGCTTGGCAGCGTCGCgggcttcctctgcggcatCTTCAGCATTTTCCTCTCCGGGCTgatcttcgcctccggcgacCTCGCCCTTGCCGCCAGATGGTTCACGCTCCCTCTCGGCATGGGCGACCCCAGCGCAACGTACACCTTCCTCATCGTTCCCggggtcgccgccgtcgtcacgctcggcgtctcgcttctgcagcgccctTCCAGCAGCTAG